The Thunnus thynnus chromosome 2, fThuThy2.1, whole genome shotgun sequence genome includes a region encoding these proteins:
- the gna14a gene encoding guanine nucleotide-binding protein subunit alpha-14: MMAGCCVSAEEKENQRINEEIEKQLRRDKKDSRRELKLLLLGTGESGKSTFIKQMRIIHGGGYSEEDRRSYAKLVYQNIYTSMQTMIRAMEALKITFSGSQNQGLANLVLEVEVDKVEVLDQTHLAAIRSLWNDGGIQECYDRRREYQLSDSTKYYLTDLDRIAQPSYIPDLQDILRVRVPTTGIIEYPFDMENVVFRMVDVGGQRSERRKWIHCFENVTSIIFLVALSEYDQVLAECDNENRMEESKALFKTIITYSWFQRSSVILFLNKTDILKEKIVYSHIADYFPEFTGPRQDARAAQEFILKMYQDQNPDKDKTLYPHFTCATDTENIRFVFVAVKDTILRHNLKEFNLV, encoded by the exons ATGATGGCTGGATGTTGCGTGTCGGCGGAGGAGAAAGAGAACCAGAGGATCAACGAGGAGATCGAGAAGCAGCTGAGGAGAGACAAGAAGGACTCTCGCAGGgaactgaagctgctgctgttag GCACTGGAGAGAGTGGAAAGAGCACCTTTATCAAACAGATGAGGATTATCCACGGAGGAGGATActcagaggaggacaggaggagctATGCCAAACTGGTCTACCAGAACATCTACACGTCCATGCAGACCATGATCCGAGCCATGGAGGCACTCAAGATAACTTTCTCTGGATCCCAGAACCAG gggCTTGCAAACTTAGTcctggaggtggaggtggataAAGTGGAGGTATTAGATCAAACCCATTTAGCGGCCATCAGGAGTCTGTGGAATGATGGGGGAATACAGGAGTGCTACGATCGACGCAGGGAGTACCAGCTGTCCgactccaccaaata CTATCTCACTGACCTGGATCGAATTGCACAACCCTCTTATATACCCGACCTTCAGGACATCCTCAGAGTCCGAGTACCAACCACAGGTATCATCGAATACCCCTTTGACATGGAGAATGTCGTCTTCAG GATGGTGGATGtggggggtcaaaggtcagagcgGAGGAAGTGGATCCACTGCTTCGAGAACGTCACCTCGATAATCTTCCTGGTGGCGCTCAGCGAGTACGACCAGGTCCTGGCCGAGTGCGACAATGAG AATCGGATGGAGGAGAGCAAGGCGTTGTTCAAAACCATCATCACCTACTCCTGGTTCCAGCGCTCCTCTGTCATCCTCTTCCTCAACAAGACTGACATCCTTAAGGAGAAGATCGTGTACTCCCACATAGCAGACTACTTTCCTGAATTCACAg GACCTCGGCAGGATGCTCGAGCGGCTCAAGAATTCATCCTGAAAATGTACCAAGATCAAAATCCAGACAAGGACAAGACACTGTACCCTCACTTCACCTGCGCCACAGACACGGAAAACATCCGCTTCGTCTTCGTGGCCGTCAAAGACACCATCCTCAGACACAACCTGAAAGAGTTCAATCTAGTGTGA